One stretch of Miscanthus floridulus cultivar M001 chromosome 18, ASM1932011v1, whole genome shotgun sequence DNA includes these proteins:
- the LOC136521304 gene encoding transcription factor TCP15-like: MDDTGDAGRGLRPNFPLQLLEKEEQRCSTSPAAAVGAGANGSAGSGEMHMKKVAPPKRTSTKDRHTKVDGRGRRIRMPAICAARVFQLTRELGHKTDGETIEWLLQQAEPAVIAATGTGTIPANFTSLNISLRSSGSSFSIPAHLRAAGLPGPRFGGARGDPWERVVGLGFGGAEGPPSVTSSASSPLLLSFHSGGVGLDVSPSSSSAAASSDLSKKRRWEQEMQQQQQQYQQQMAGYTQSQMPGTVWMVPSSNAQAAAAAGGGGSNESIWTFPQPGSSGGSGGAATVYRGVPSGLHFMNFPAPMALLPGGQQLGLGGPVGGNENGGASGSGGEGHMGILAALNAYRAHAVSDAAPAAQNGAGGGSGQHHQQHGGGGGERQESMSPSDDS, from the coding sequence ATGGACGACACCGGAGATGCCGGCAGAGGTCTCCGCCCCAACTTCCCTTTGCAGCTTCTGGAGAAGGAGGAACAGCGTTGCTCCACGTCCCCAGCAGCTGCTGTGGGTGCTGGGGCTAATGGGTCGGCGGGGTCGGGAGAGATGCACATGAAGAAGGTGGCGCCGCCGAAGCGCACATCGACCAAGGACCGGCACACGAAGGTGGACGGGCGCGGGCGGCGCATCCGGATGCCGGCAATTTGCGCGGCTCGGGTGTTCCAGCTGACGAGGGAGCTGGGGCACAAGACGGACGGCGAGACAATCGAGTGGCTGCTGCAGCAGGCGGAGCCCGCGGTGATCGCGGCCACGGGCACCGGCACCATCCCGGCCAACTTCACCTCGCTCAACATCTCTCTCCGCTCCTCGGGCTCTTCCTTCTCCATCCCAGCGCACCTCCGTGCGGCCGGCTTGCCCGGCCCACGCTTCGGCGGCGCGCGGGGAGACCCGTGGGAGCGCGTCGTAGGCCTCGGGTTCGGCGGCGCCGAGGGTCCTCCATCCGTTACGTCCTCGGCGTCGTCTCCGCTGCTGCTGAGCTTCCACTCCGGCGGCGTCGGTCTTGACGTGTCACCGTCGTCGTCATCTGCTGCCGCCAGCTCCGACCTGTCCAAGAAACGACGGTGGGAGCAAgaaatgcagcagcagcagcagcaatacCAGCAGCAGATGGCCGGGTACACGCAGAGCCAAATGCCAGGCACCGTGTGGATGGTGCCGAGCAGCAACGCCCAGGCCGCAGCAGCTGCTGGCGGAGGCGGCAGCAACGAGTCGATCTGGACGTTCCCACAACCAggaagcagcggcggcagcggtggcgcggcgaccgtGTACCGCGGCGTGCCGAGTGGGCTACATTTCATGAACTTCCCCGCGCCGATGGCGCTGCTCCCCGGCGGGCAGCAGCTCGGGCTCGGCGGCCCCGTGGGCGGCAACGAAAATGGCGGCGCCAGCGGCAGCGGAGGCGAGGGCCACATGGGGATCCTCGCCGCGCTCAACGCGTACCGGGCACATGCCGTCTCGGACGCTGCGCCGGCGGCGCAGAACGGAGCGGGAGGCGGCTCTGGTCAGCACCATCAGcagcatggcggcggcggcggcgagcgacaGGAGAGCATGAGCCCCAGCGACGACTCGTAG